One window of Burkholderia cepacia GG4 genomic DNA carries:
- a CDS encoding NAD(P)/FAD-dependent oxidoreductase, protein MDNITPTLATDRAPRVPRIVIVGGGAGGLQLATRLGDTVGRRGQADVVLVDRYPTHFWKPLLHEAASGHRDPASHTIEYAAQAKRHGFRFVQGALQRVDRAARTATIAAVQDADGTEILPQRALDYDDLVLAVGSVTNFFNVPGAARHALPLENLDQAEDFRRKFLAACTKANHQAEQQPARRAAPICINVIGAGATGVELAAALRHAIQQLTTYRFKALVSARDVHIRLIEGGPRILPALDERLSTKMHAQLRTLNVDVLTDTRVAEVGADAVTTATGEPLASDITIWAAGVAGPAILRELGDIALNRSNQVIVTDTLQTPDDPHVYAFGDCAACPSADASGILPPRAQVAHQQAVYLGEALARRLAGKPVAGFTFRDAGTVVSLGSAGAVYQGDLGVRSRSLIVDGLAAIGLYKFLYRKHLFSVVGLKRALFQSLSHWLQGRNQPSIKLH, encoded by the coding sequence ATGGACAACATCACGCCTACCCTTGCAACGGATCGCGCACCGCGCGTGCCGCGCATCGTGATCGTCGGCGGCGGCGCCGGCGGCCTGCAGCTCGCCACGCGCCTCGGCGACACCGTCGGGCGCCGCGGGCAAGCCGACGTCGTGCTCGTCGACCGCTACCCGACGCACTTCTGGAAGCCGCTGCTGCACGAAGCCGCGTCGGGCCATCGCGATCCGGCATCGCACACGATCGAATACGCGGCGCAAGCGAAGCGCCACGGCTTCCGCTTCGTGCAGGGCGCGCTGCAACGGGTCGACCGCGCGGCACGCACGGCGACGATCGCCGCCGTGCAGGACGCGGACGGCACGGAAATCCTGCCGCAGCGCGCGCTCGACTACGACGATCTCGTGCTGGCCGTGGGCAGCGTGACGAACTTCTTCAACGTGCCGGGCGCCGCGCGCCACGCTTTGCCGCTCGAAAACCTCGACCAGGCGGAGGACTTCCGCCGCAAGTTCCTTGCGGCGTGCACGAAGGCGAACCATCAGGCCGAGCAGCAGCCCGCACGGCGCGCTGCGCCGATCTGCATCAACGTGATCGGCGCAGGCGCGACGGGCGTCGAGCTGGCCGCCGCCCTGCGGCACGCGATCCAGCAGCTGACGACGTATCGCTTCAAGGCGTTGGTGTCGGCGCGCGACGTGCACATCCGGCTGATCGAAGGCGGCCCGCGCATCCTGCCGGCACTCGATGAAAGGCTGTCCACCAAGATGCACGCGCAACTGCGCACGCTGAACGTCGACGTGCTGACGGATACGCGCGTCGCGGAAGTCGGTGCGGACGCGGTCACGACGGCGACCGGCGAGCCGCTCGCGAGCGACATCACGATCTGGGCCGCGGGCGTCGCGGGCCCCGCGATCCTGCGGGAACTCGGCGACATCGCGCTGAACCGGTCGAACCAGGTGATCGTGACCGATACGCTGCAGACGCCCGACGATCCGCACGTGTATGCGTTCGGCGACTGCGCCGCGTGCCCGTCGGCCGATGCGAGCGGCATCCTGCCGCCGCGCGCGCAGGTCGCGCACCAGCAGGCCGTGTACCTGGGCGAGGCGCTCGCGCGGCGCCTCGCCGGCAAGCCGGTGGCGGGCTTCACGTTCCGCGACGCAGGCACCGTCGTGTCGCTTGGTTCGGCCGGCGCCGTGTACCAGGGCGACCTCGGCGTGCGCTCGCGCTCGCTGATCGTCGACGGGCTCGCCGCGATCGGCCTGTACAAGTTCCTGTACCGCAAGCACCTGTTCAGCGTGGTCGGACTGAAGCGCGCGCTGTTCCAGTCGCTGAGCCACTGGCTGCAAGGCCGCAACCAGCCGTCGATCAAGCTGCACTGA
- a CDS encoding LysR family transcriptional regulator, translated as MYSLIGKTATFRQLKALDMIARLGSVSRAAEELNLTQPAVSLQVRLLEEAVGAALLQRVGRGVQLTAAGEIVSRYAREILHLWSEAGDEVAALTGDLGGTLRIGAITTAEYLIPPLLVKFTATRPHVKTYFKVGNRDDIIRMLATHEIDLAVMGSAPKELRTHAVEFAKHPMVFVAAPGHPLMQRKRVALKDLESAHLLVRERGAGTRSTVESLFKTAGYRFHVGSELSSNEAIKQMAEAGLGIAFLSLHACALELRAGLLGQLPFPGNPIEREWYVVTLADRRISQVTGLFRDFLIKQGAPVIDGATVAPHERRRK; from the coding sequence ATGTATTCACTTATAGGAAAGACCGCGACGTTCCGGCAGCTGAAGGCGCTGGACATGATTGCGCGGCTCGGCAGCGTGTCGCGTGCGGCCGAGGAGCTGAACCTGACGCAGCCGGCCGTATCGCTGCAGGTTCGCCTGCTCGAGGAGGCGGTGGGCGCCGCGTTGCTGCAGCGGGTGGGGCGCGGCGTGCAGTTGACCGCGGCCGGCGAGATCGTGTCGCGCTATGCGCGCGAGATCCTGCATCTGTGGAGCGAGGCCGGCGACGAAGTGGCCGCGCTGACGGGCGATCTCGGCGGCACGCTGCGGATCGGCGCGATCACGACGGCCGAGTACCTGATCCCGCCGCTGCTGGTGAAGTTCACCGCGACGCGTCCGCACGTGAAGACATATTTCAAGGTCGGTAACCGCGACGACATCATCCGCATGCTCGCGACGCATGAAATCGATCTCGCGGTGATGGGCAGCGCGCCGAAGGAGCTGCGCACGCACGCGGTCGAGTTCGCGAAGCATCCGATGGTGTTCGTCGCGGCGCCCGGGCATCCGCTGATGCAGCGCAAGCGCGTTGCGCTGAAGGATCTCGAATCCGCGCACCTGCTCGTGCGCGAACGCGGCGCGGGCACGCGCTCCACGGTCGAGAGCCTGTTCAAGACGGCCGGCTACCGGTTCCATGTGGGCTCCGAACTGTCGAGTAATGAGGCGATCAAGCAGATGGCTGAAGCCGGGCTCGGCATCGCGTTCCTGTCGTTGCACGCGTGTGCACTCGAGCTGCGCGCAGGGTTGCTCGGGCAGCTGCCGTTTCCGGGCAACCCGATCGAGCGCGAATGGTACGTGGTCACGCTTGCCGACCGGCGGATCTCGCAGGTGACGGGATTGTTTCGCGACTTCCTGATCAAGCAGGGCGCGCCGGTGATCGACGGCGCGACCGTGGCGCCGCACGAGCGGCGGCGCAAGTAG
- a CDS encoding benzoate/H(+) symporter BenE family transporter, which translates to MQPNTSPGAIRSIGNDWSISAITAGFLAVLISYAGPLAIFFQASQAAHASNEMVASWVWAISIGAGVSGLFASWKLKVPIVTAWSAPGTALLVGLFPQLTLNQAVGAYITAALIILVIGISGYFDRLVRHIPRGIACGMMAGILLPFGMHAFSAATAQPVLGFGMIAAYVIFKRLLPRYSIVLVLLTGAALATLLGMTHLGNVSPSIARPVFIAPEWTLGTTLSLALPLVVVSLTGQFLPGMTILRVSGYHTPARPIITATSVMSLVVACFGGITIVVAAITAALCTGKDSHEDPDRRYIAGIANGVIYLIGGLFAGTIVTLFFALPKAFVAILAGLALIGAIGANVHGIFEDEDHREASVITFLATASGMTWLGLGSAFWGIVIGSVAYAVLSRVRGRRGV; encoded by the coding sequence ATGCAACCGAACACCTCGCCCGGCGCGATCCGCTCGATCGGCAACGACTGGTCCATCTCCGCGATCACCGCGGGCTTTCTCGCGGTGCTGATTTCCTACGCGGGCCCGCTCGCGATCTTCTTCCAGGCGTCGCAGGCTGCGCATGCGTCCAACGAGATGGTGGCTTCGTGGGTCTGGGCGATCTCGATCGGCGCGGGCGTGTCGGGCCTGTTCGCCAGCTGGAAACTGAAGGTGCCGATCGTGACCGCGTGGTCGGCGCCCGGCACCGCGCTGCTGGTGGGCCTCTTTCCGCAGCTGACGCTGAACCAGGCCGTCGGCGCGTACATCACGGCCGCGCTGATCATCCTGGTGATCGGCATCAGCGGCTATTTCGATCGGCTCGTCCGCCACATTCCGCGCGGTATCGCGTGCGGGATGATGGCCGGCATCCTGCTGCCGTTCGGCATGCACGCGTTCTCCGCCGCGACCGCGCAGCCGGTGCTCGGCTTCGGGATGATCGCGGCGTACGTGATCTTCAAGCGCCTGCTGCCGCGCTACAGCATCGTGCTGGTACTGCTGACGGGCGCCGCGCTCGCGACGCTGCTCGGGATGACGCACCTCGGCAACGTGTCGCCGAGCATCGCGCGGCCGGTCTTCATCGCGCCTGAATGGACGCTCGGCACCACGCTCAGCCTTGCGCTGCCGCTCGTCGTCGTCAGCCTCACCGGCCAGTTCCTGCCGGGGATGACGATCCTGCGCGTATCGGGCTATCACACGCCGGCGCGGCCGATCATCACCGCGACCAGCGTGATGTCGCTCGTCGTCGCGTGCTTCGGCGGGATCACGATCGTCGTCGCGGCGATCACCGCGGCGCTGTGCACGGGCAAGGACTCGCACGAGGATCCGGACCGGCGCTATATAGCCGGTATTGCGAACGGCGTGATCTACCTGATCGGCGGGCTCTTCGCGGGAACGATCGTCACGCTGTTCTTCGCGCTGCCGAAGGCCTTCGTCGCGATCCTCGCGGGGCTCGCGCTGATCGGCGCGATCGGCGCGAACGTGCACGGAATCTTCGAGGACGAGGATCATCGCGAAGCATCGGTGATCACGTTTCTCGCGACCGCTTCGGGGATGACATGGCTCGGGCTCGGCTCCGCGTTCTGGGGGATCGTGATCGGATCGGTCGCGTATGCGGTGTTGAGCAGGGTGCGGGGGCGTCGGGGCGTTTAG
- a CDS encoding AraC family transcriptional regulator produces the protein MSDPILAAPADNGVPVSLRSSRGLGWRGFGASLLEIRAGTYRIPAADHHRIGVHIGSPVRADCVCDGERVSRIQAHGDVDVIPAGLPGQWTDSADCRILHIALSDTFVQRTFEQLELKPSQAQIRRRLQVRDPRLQHIAWAMAAELEAEDASDPLYAESLCTALIARLVDSQPVFRERRRTLAPKAAARVIDYVEANLERRMTLAELAALVSISVPHFKVLFRETLGMPVHQYVVRRRVERAKVLLLEGRLSISQVALEAGFAHQSHMANWMNRVLGATPTEIVRSGARGGLRLAYDGEDR, from the coding sequence ATGAGCGATCCGATTCTCGCCGCGCCGGCCGACAACGGCGTGCCGGTCAGTCTGCGCTCCAGCCGCGGGCTCGGCTGGCGGGGCTTCGGCGCGTCGCTGCTGGAGATTCGCGCGGGCACGTACCGGATTCCGGCCGCCGACCATCACCGCATCGGCGTGCATATCGGCTCGCCCGTGCGCGCGGACTGCGTGTGCGACGGCGAACGCGTGTCGCGCATCCAGGCGCACGGCGACGTCGACGTGATTCCCGCCGGCCTGCCGGGCCAGTGGACCGACAGCGCCGACTGCCGGATCCTGCACATTGCGCTCAGCGACACGTTCGTGCAGCGTACGTTCGAGCAACTGGAGCTGAAGCCGTCGCAGGCGCAGATCCGCCGGCGGCTGCAGGTGCGCGATCCGCGCCTGCAGCACATCGCCTGGGCGATGGCCGCCGAGCTCGAAGCGGAAGATGCGTCCGATCCGCTCTATGCGGAGAGCCTGTGCACGGCACTCATCGCGCGGCTGGTCGACAGTCAGCCGGTGTTCCGCGAGCGCCGACGTACGCTTGCGCCGAAAGCGGCCGCGCGCGTGATCGACTATGTCGAGGCCAACCTCGAACGCCGCATGACGCTCGCCGAACTCGCGGCGCTCGTGTCGATCAGCGTGCCGCATTTCAAGGTGCTGTTTCGCGAGACGCTCGGGATGCCGGTGCATCAGTACGTGGTGCGGCGCCGCGTCGAGCGTGCGAAGGTGCTGCTGCTCGAAGGCCGGCTCAGTATCAGCCAGGTTGCGCTGGAAGCCGGGTTTGCGCACCAGAGCCATATGGCGAACTGGATGAATCGCGTGCTGGGGGCGACCCCGACGGAGATTGTGCGGTCGGGGGCGCGGGGCGGGCTCAGGCTCGCTTATGACGGCGAGGACCGTTGA
- a CDS encoding DNA polymerase II, with product MTAFEQGFILTRHWRDTATGIEIEFWLATEHGPRRVRLRPQEAVAFVPAEQQPLAERALAGERDTELRPLALRDFRQRTVAGLYCRRYRHLSALQKRLAAAGVDVYEADVQPPDRYTMERFITAPVLFRGTAGRDGTLTDGELKPATGYRPALRCVSLDIETSVHGELYSIALEGCGQRQVYMLGPPNGDAPAVDFRLDYCDSRAEMLARLNDWFAAHDPDAVIGWNLVQFDLRILHAHAEQYGVPLKLGRGGSVLDWRAHGQQPDHFFAGAAGRLILDGIDMLKSATWTFPSFSLEYVSQSLLGEGKSIDNPYQRMDEIQRRFDHDKPALARYNLKDCELVTRIFDKADLLSFALERATVTGLAADRTGGSVAAFTHLYLPRMHRLGYVAPNLGDVTGQNSPGGFVMDSRPGLYDSVLVFDYKSLYPSIIRTFLIDPAGLIEGLAHPGDDTSVPGFLGARFSRTAHCLPDIVRRVSEGRDEAKRQRNAPLSQALKIIMNSFYGVLGSTGCRFFDPRLASSITMRGHEIMHRTRELIEAQGYEVIYGDTDSTFVWLGREHDDEQAAAKGRALVDHVNRWWQAHLRDRFGLESALELQYERHYRRFLMPTIRGAEEGSKKRYAGLARAADGGEDLVFKGLETVRTDWTPLAQAFQRELYRRVFKREPYQDFIRDYVRRTLAGEYDAQLIYRKRVRRPLSEYQRNVPPHVRAARIADEFNHARGRPLQYQRGGWISYVMTTAGPEPLETMRSPIDYAFYVSRQLQPVADAILPFLRDDFERVISGQGQLFGD from the coding sequence TTGACGGCGTTCGAGCAGGGCTTCATCCTCACCCGCCACTGGCGGGACACCGCGACCGGCATCGAGATCGAGTTCTGGCTGGCAACCGAACACGGTCCGCGCCGCGTGCGGCTGCGTCCGCAGGAAGCCGTCGCGTTCGTGCCGGCCGAGCAGCAGCCGCTCGCCGAACGCGCACTGGCCGGCGAACGCGATACCGAACTGCGCCCGCTTGCGCTGCGCGATTTCCGCCAGCGCACCGTAGCCGGGCTCTACTGCCGGCGCTACCGCCATCTTTCCGCGCTGCAGAAACGCCTTGCCGCGGCCGGCGTCGACGTCTACGAAGCCGACGTGCAGCCGCCCGACCGCTACACGATGGAGCGCTTCATCACCGCGCCCGTGCTGTTTCGCGGCACGGCCGGCCGCGACGGCACGCTGACCGACGGCGAACTGAAACCGGCGACCGGCTACCGACCGGCGCTGCGCTGCGTGTCGCTCGACATCGAGACCAGCGTCCACGGCGAGCTGTATTCGATCGCGCTCGAAGGCTGCGGGCAGCGGCAGGTCTACATGCTCGGCCCGCCGAACGGCGACGCGCCGGCCGTCGACTTCCGCCTCGACTACTGCGACAGCCGGGCCGAGATGCTCGCGCGGCTCAACGACTGGTTCGCCGCGCACGATCCCGATGCGGTGATCGGCTGGAACCTCGTGCAGTTCGACCTGCGCATCCTGCACGCGCACGCGGAACAATACGGCGTGCCGCTGAAGCTCGGCCGCGGCGGCAGCGTGCTCGACTGGCGCGCGCACGGCCAGCAGCCCGACCACTTCTTTGCGGGCGCGGCCGGCCGCCTGATCCTCGACGGCATCGACATGCTGAAATCGGCGACGTGGACGTTCCCGTCGTTCAGCCTCGAATACGTGTCGCAGTCGCTGCTCGGCGAAGGCAAATCGATCGACAATCCGTACCAGCGGATGGACGAGATCCAGCGCCGCTTCGATCACGACAAGCCGGCGCTCGCGCGCTACAACCTGAAGGACTGCGAGCTCGTCACGCGCATCTTCGACAAGGCCGACCTGCTGTCCTTCGCGCTCGAACGCGCGACCGTCACGGGCCTCGCGGCCGATCGCACCGGCGGCTCGGTCGCCGCGTTCACGCACCTGTACCTGCCGCGCATGCACCGGCTCGGCTACGTCGCGCCGAACCTCGGCGACGTGACGGGACAGAACAGCCCCGGCGGCTTCGTGATGGACTCGCGGCCCGGCCTGTACGACTCGGTGCTCGTGTTCGACTACAAGAGCCTCTATCCGTCGATCATCCGCACCTTCCTGATCGACCCGGCCGGGCTGATCGAAGGGCTCGCGCATCCGGGCGACGACACGTCGGTGCCCGGCTTCCTCGGCGCGCGCTTCTCGCGTACCGCGCATTGCCTGCCCGACATCGTGCGGCGCGTGTCGGAAGGTCGCGACGAAGCGAAACGCCAGCGCAACGCGCCGCTGTCGCAGGCGCTGAAGATCATCATGAATTCGTTTTACGGCGTGCTCGGCTCGACCGGCTGCCGGTTCTTCGATCCGCGCCTCGCGTCGTCGATCACGATGCGCGGCCACGAGATCATGCATCGCACGCGCGAGCTGATCGAAGCACAAGGCTACGAAGTCATCTACGGCGATACCGATTCGACGTTCGTCTGGCTCGGGCGCGAGCACGACGACGAGCAAGCCGCCGCCAAGGGCCGCGCGCTCGTCGACCACGTGAACCGCTGGTGGCAGGCGCACCTGCGCGATCGCTTCGGGCTGGAAAGCGCACTCGAACTGCAGTACGAGCGCCATTACCGGCGCTTCCTGATGCCGACCATTCGCGGTGCGGAGGAAGGCAGCAAGAAGCGCTACGCGGGTCTCGCACGGGCGGCGGACGGCGGCGAAGACCTCGTGTTCAAGGGGCTCGAAACGGTGCGCACGGACTGGACGCCGCTCGCGCAGGCGTTCCAGCGCGAACTCTACCGGCGCGTGTTCAAGCGCGAGCCGTACCAGGACTTCATTCGCGATTACGTGCGCCGCACGCTCGCCGGCGAATACGACGCGCAACTGATCTATCGCAAGCGCGTGCGCCGGCCGTTGAGCGAATATCAACGCAACGTGCCGCCGCACGTGCGCGCCGCGCGGATCGCCGACGAATTCAACCACGCGCGCGGCCGGCCGCTGCAGTACCAGCGCGGCGGCTGGATCAGCTACGTGATGACGACGGCCGGCCCGGAGCCGCTCGAGACGATGCGCTCGCCGATCGACTACGCGTTCTACGTGAGCCGCCAGCTGCAGCCGGTCGCCGATGCGATCCTGCCGTTTCTGCGGGACGATTTCGAACGCGTGATTTCGGGGCAGGGGCAATTGTTCGGCGACTGA
- a CDS encoding EAL domain-containing protein, with product MPGPKPVFQRSGAWPHIVFSITAIVCMLVLVVALIVAERLVRESVARHERVVANDIVSSVDRILDGVHSRHTDELLALVGRPCAAVFRTLAEVGTHLRYLRAVALVNDGRLTCSSALGAIDVPLDAYVRTPEPGATVTTLLPQTPFQHRVPVLAVFRSTVHGSGILYLVEGDYVADMLAHGARYGVETAMLSIKGAGSLDQRGIFVPESGAAPAPGSTIASSRWPFTVSVTASGSYVSRVQRHYQLISITIALLLNGLIGAAYLLAMAPRRLLLKAVRNALKRDEFHVVYQPIVDIETRRTVGVEALLRWHHPKWGAISPAVFVPQVESSTLLPKVTEFVLRTAASELTELAPSMPLHIAINVAPKDLERARFVAVIEDTIRRLPPGFTLVLEVTERILLEKNARTTAMFAALRSKGAKFAIDDFGTHHSNLDLLSRFPFDYVKIDRQFISQLTTGNAKLIEGIAAVARHYDLKIIAEGVETEEQHRALHAVGIQYAQGYLYQRPQRPEQLKQEFAAMPA from the coding sequence ATGCCGGGCCCGAAGCCCGTATTCCAGCGCAGCGGGGCGTGGCCGCACATCGTCTTCTCCATTACCGCGATCGTCTGCATGCTCGTGCTCGTCGTGGCGCTCATCGTGGCCGAGCGTCTCGTGCGCGAATCGGTTGCCCGGCACGAGCGTGTCGTCGCGAACGACATCGTGAGTTCGGTCGACCGCATCCTGGACGGCGTTCACTCGCGCCACACGGACGAGCTGCTTGCACTGGTCGGGCGGCCGTGCGCGGCGGTCTTCAGGACGCTGGCCGAAGTGGGCACTCACCTGCGCTACCTGCGCGCGGTCGCGCTGGTCAACGACGGTCGCCTCACCTGCTCGTCGGCGCTGGGCGCGATCGACGTCCCGCTCGACGCGTACGTGCGCACGCCGGAACCGGGCGCCACGGTCACCACCCTGCTGCCGCAGACGCCGTTTCAGCATCGCGTGCCGGTGCTGGCGGTGTTTCGCTCGACCGTGCACGGTTCGGGCATCCTGTACCTGGTCGAGGGTGACTACGTCGCCGACATGCTGGCTCACGGCGCCCGCTACGGCGTGGAAACCGCGATGCTGTCGATCAAGGGCGCGGGCAGCCTCGATCAGCGTGGCATCTTCGTGCCGGAATCCGGCGCGGCGCCGGCGCCCGGCAGCACGATTGCATCGTCCCGCTGGCCGTTCACGGTATCCGTCACCGCGTCCGGCTCCTACGTTTCGCGGGTGCAGCGGCACTATCAACTGATCTCCATCACGATCGCGCTGCTGCTGAACGGGCTCATCGGGGCCGCGTACCTGCTCGCGATGGCGCCGCGGCGGCTGTTGCTGAAGGCGGTTCGCAATGCACTGAAGCGCGACGAGTTCCACGTCGTGTACCAGCCGATCGTCGACATCGAAACGCGCAGGACCGTAGGCGTCGAGGCGCTGCTGCGCTGGCACCATCCGAAATGGGGGGCGATCAGCCCGGCCGTGTTCGTGCCGCAAGTGGAATCGAGCACGCTTCTGCCGAAGGTGACTGAATTCGTGCTTCGAACGGCTGCGTCGGAACTGACCGAACTCGCGCCGTCGATGCCGCTGCACATCGCGATCAACGTCGCACCGAAGGATCTCGAACGCGCGCGTTTCGTGGCCGTCATCGAAGACACGATCCGCCGGCTTCCGCCGGGCTTCACGCTGGTGCTCGAAGTGACCGAGCGGATCCTGCTCGAAAAGAACGCGCGCACCACCGCGATGTTTGCCGCGCTGCGCTCGAAAGGCGCGAAGTTCGCAATCGACGATTTCGGCACGCATCACAGCAATCTCGACCTGCTGTCGCGCTTTCCGTTCGACTATGTGAAGATCGATCGGCAGTTCATCTCGCAGCTGACGACGGGCAACGCGAAACTGATCGAGGGGATCGCGGCCGTCGCGCGCCACTACGACCTGAAGATCATTGCCGAGGGCGTGGAAACCGAAGAACAGCATCGCGCGCTGCACGCGGTCGGGATTCAGTATGCGCAAGGCTACCTGTACCAGCGGCCGCAGCGACCGGAACAGCTGAAGCAGGAATTCGCAGCGATGCCGGCGTAG
- a CDS encoding NAD(P)H-binding protein, with translation MFVIFGASGNVGLSTVTTLRDAGHPVRAVLRDARHRERFAQLGCDVAIADLTDARAAAAAIDGAQAVQMLCPVPVADSDPAATMERTIDIVTGALAANPPPVLLALSDYGAERDGNTGITRLFHRLEEKLKTVPTRLTLLRSAEHLQNWTRVLPVALATGVLPSFHHPVDKVFPTVWAPDVGVAAARLLLDPAEPGNGPRIVSMEGPQRVSVRDIADRLGAAADRQIVARELPRDAWTATLLRAGLSERHAQLIVDLYDVHNAGQIDVESGVSGRVYGTTTPADALATLVRKRAQ, from the coding sequence GTGTTCGTGATTTTCGGTGCATCAGGCAACGTCGGCCTGTCGACAGTAACGACCCTGCGCGACGCAGGCCATCCCGTGCGAGCGGTGTTGCGCGACGCGCGCCATCGCGAACGCTTCGCGCAGCTCGGCTGCGACGTGGCGATTGCCGACCTGACGGACGCACGCGCGGCCGCCGCGGCGATCGACGGCGCGCAAGCCGTGCAGATGCTGTGTCCGGTGCCCGTCGCCGACAGCGACCCGGCCGCGACGATGGAGCGGACGATCGACATCGTGACTGGCGCGCTCGCCGCGAACCCGCCGCCGGTACTGCTCGCGCTGTCGGACTATGGCGCGGAGCGCGACGGCAACACGGGCATCACGCGGCTCTTTCATCGTCTGGAAGAAAAGCTGAAGACGGTTCCGACGCGGCTCACGCTGCTGCGCTCGGCCGAACACCTGCAGAACTGGACGCGCGTGCTGCCGGTCGCGCTCGCAACCGGCGTGCTGCCGAGCTTTCATCATCCGGTCGACAAGGTGTTTCCGACGGTGTGGGCACCCGATGTAGGTGTCGCGGCGGCGCGGCTACTGCTTGATCCGGCCGAACCGGGTAACGGACCGCGCATCGTCAGCATGGAAGGACCGCAGCGCGTGAGCGTGCGGGACATCGCGGACAGGCTCGGTGCGGCGGCTGATCGCCAGATCGTCGCGCGTGAACTGCCGCGTGACGCCTGGACCGCGACGCTATTGCGCGCGGGGCTCAGCGAGCGCCATGCGCAACTGATCGTCGATCTGTACGACGTGCACAACGCGGGGCAGATCGATGTCGAGTCTGGCGTGTCGGGGCGGGTGTATGGCACGACGACACCGGCGGACGCACTCGCGACGCTGGTGCGCAAGCGTGCGCAGTGA